A portion of the Paenibacillus hamazuiensis genome contains these proteins:
- a CDS encoding extracellular solute-binding protein: MTRKRLAASLFPLLLAAGASAGCSGEPAAQHAEEPFDISIATYVRPDVVIPPKENEVERAIEAYTHTKLDIQWIPVFAYEEKVGFMIASNKMPKLLKMRMEPSTIAAIRSDLFWEIGPYLPSYKNLAAHAAYFDNIAVEGKIYGVPNFRDMARYAIIYRSDWLNALGLKLPASLEDWYRVMKAMRYGDPDGNGSKDTYGMVLGRDYNAMNTPNTPVLPLLAIGEGGYNEWGIVDGKFVPDFEAKPYFETMKLFRRLYAEDLINKDFSVYDDSRDDFNRLGRSGFISGAALSAKIYQEELAQKFPGAQVDIAPIVGSAGRRVLAEPGNNGFYVIPKKSVPTEAELKQVLAFLDRLMDEPMSTLQLRGMEGKHYVKLPGGKAKTTDLISFQNEVKPYRDNLLNMEGYNVLPLEDTPLGEKARKLVADNIRFAVPNPAYKLFSATYMEMGSKLRTMITEAQTKYIMGQIDDAGWLAEVDRWHKAGGDNMIREYEEAYRKSVK; this comes from the coding sequence ATGACAAGGAAGCGGCTGGCCGCATCGCTTTTCCCCCTCCTGCTTGCTGCCGGAGCCTCGGCAGGCTGCTCCGGCGAACCGGCTGCGCAGCACGCCGAGGAGCCGTTTGACATCTCGATCGCCACCTATGTCAGGCCGGATGTCGTTATTCCGCCGAAGGAAAACGAGGTGGAACGCGCCATCGAAGCTTATACGCACACGAAGCTCGATATTCAGTGGATTCCGGTTTTTGCCTATGAGGAAAAGGTCGGGTTTATGATCGCCAGCAACAAGATGCCGAAGCTGCTCAAAATGAGAATGGAGCCGTCAACGATCGCGGCTATTCGTTCCGATCTGTTTTGGGAAATCGGTCCCTATTTGCCGTCATATAAAAATTTGGCCGCGCATGCGGCATATTTCGACAATATTGCGGTGGAAGGGAAAATTTACGGAGTGCCGAATTTTCGCGATATGGCGCGTTATGCCATCATCTACCGCAGCGATTGGCTGAACGCCCTGGGACTCAAGCTGCCGGCGAGCCTGGAGGACTGGTATCGCGTCATGAAAGCGATGAGATACGGGGATCCGGACGGCAACGGGAGCAAGGATACGTACGGGATGGTGCTCGGCAGAGACTATAACGCGATGAACACGCCGAACACCCCGGTGCTGCCGCTGCTCGCCATCGGCGAAGGAGGCTATAACGAATGGGGCATTGTGGACGGCAAATTCGTTCCCGATTTCGAGGCGAAGCCTTATTTCGAGACGATGAAGCTGTTCCGGCGTTTGTATGCGGAAGATTTGATCAACAAAGATTTTTCCGTCTATGACGACTCGCGGGACGACTTTAACAGACTCGGCCGTTCCGGCTTTATAAGCGGGGCAGCGCTTTCGGCGAAAATTTACCAGGAGGAGCTGGCGCAAAAGTTTCCCGGCGCTCAGGTCGATATCGCACCGATCGTCGGCTCGGCCGGCCGCAGAGTGCTTGCCGAACCGGGCAATAACGGCTTTTACGTAATTCCGAAAAAAAGCGTACCGACCGAAGCCGAGCTGAAACAAGTGCTGGCTTTTCTCGACCGGCTGATGGACGAACCGATGTCCACCCTGCAGCTGCGCGGCATGGAAGGCAAGCATTACGTCAAGCTTCCCGGCGGCAAGGCGAAGACGACGGATTTGATCAGCTTTCAAAACGAGGTCAAGCCGTACCGCGACAATTTGCTCAACATGGAAGGCTACAACGTTCTTCCTTTGGAGGACACGCCGCTCGGCGAGAAGGCAAGGAAACTGGTGGCGGACAACATCCGCTTTGCGGTGCCGAACCCGGCTTACAAATTGTTTTCGGCGACTTACATGGAAATGGGCTCGAAGCTGCGGACAATGATTACGGAAGCGCAGACGAAATATATTATGGGGCAAATCGACGACGCCGGCTGGCTCGCGGAAGTGGACAGATGGCATAAAGCGGGCGGCGACAACATGATCCGCGAGTACGAGGAAGCGTACCGCAAATCCGTGAAATAG
- a CDS encoding phospholipid carrier-dependent glycosyltransferase, which produces MEKLEKDHCGQDAPALHLKDRKAERRAWPIILIAIAGLMFALLYGFIRRSVFPHAWLQHDGKRADRYLLICLAAGLALRLAIAVSTTGYETDVNTFKAWAHAAASNGFARFYSQGMFADYPPGYIYVLFIVGLLQKALAIPTGSPLMLGLIKLPAMLADTLTAYLLYRLAKKRLRLEVAFGIAALYALSPAVIVNSAAWGQVDSFFMLWVALFLVFLAEGKLKGAAGIYAVALAVKPQALLLAPLLAMYAVRRRGVTELAVSGLCGIAAFAAIILPFSLQEGPLWIFKLYYGTLSSYPYASLNAYNLQALFGGNFISASETFLFLPFKIWGIMGMCAVYGYAALLYFKGGRDESRLLPIAAFLLAGVFLCMTKMHERYSYYPLLLVLLGFVYWKDRRLLHVYFGMTLTHFINVAHVLLESYRKVYFTPKWDPVLVAVSAAGVALFAYFCHLLWQLLVKGAVTEVAVSSENSHRLHRPSSVNGRSSRLPEMTEHPLNWRRKDTLLLGGLVLAYTVLALFRLGSLQSPQTYWKPETPGASVVADLGAKRTIERISLYPGIGEGSLTMSFSDDGQTWRDPVTQELDVYKVFTWQIKAPNASGRYVRITADRPGVTLYEIALFEPQHETPLPISGIVQDKSGPGAQALFDEPERAAYRQTFLNGMYFDEVYHARTAYEHLHRMEPYESTHPPLGKLFIALGTVLFGMNPFGWRIAGTLFGIAMIPVMYLFAKRLFGKTEYAFAAALMLAFDSLHFVQSRIATIDVYAVFFIMLMFYFMYRYCGTNFYTAPLARTLVPLALSGLFFGLGVASKWIALYGGAGLALLLFAALLQRYREYRSALSELRSPHAGAERTAQLRHKAAVFPKYTLWTLVSCIGFFVIVPVCIYVLSYIPFMLVPGPGHALTDLWAYQKNMFQYHAHLQATHPFSSSWWQWPLMSKPVWYYGAAELPPGQISSIVAIGNPLVWWPGIIAIVCAVYAAWRKREWVPLFLAAAFATQYAPWMLVTRLTFIYHYFAMVPFGILAIVYFYKRLEEAYPQRKRYLHAYLAAVVAVFVMFYPVLSGLQVSKAYAEHFLRWSKQWIFFS; this is translated from the coding sequence TTGGAAAAGTTGGAAAAAGATCATTGCGGTCAAGACGCGCCGGCACTACACTTAAAGGATAGGAAGGCGGAAAGGAGGGCTTGGCCCATCATACTTATTGCGATAGCCGGACTCATGTTCGCACTGCTTTACGGATTCATTCGGCGCAGCGTGTTTCCGCACGCATGGCTGCAGCATGACGGGAAACGGGCGGACCGGTACTTGCTTATTTGCCTTGCCGCGGGGCTGGCGCTTCGGCTGGCGATCGCGGTGAGCACGACCGGGTACGAAACGGACGTGAACACGTTCAAGGCCTGGGCTCATGCCGCTGCGTCCAACGGCTTTGCCCGCTTTTACTCACAAGGCATGTTTGCAGACTACCCACCGGGGTATATTTATGTGCTGTTTATCGTCGGTTTGCTGCAAAAAGCGTTGGCAATCCCTACGGGTTCGCCGCTGATGCTGGGGCTGATAAAGCTGCCCGCAATGCTGGCGGATACGCTCACTGCGTACTTGCTGTACAGGTTGGCCAAGAAACGCTTACGGCTGGAGGTCGCTTTCGGCATTGCGGCCCTATATGCGCTCAGCCCGGCGGTGATCGTGAATTCCGCCGCGTGGGGGCAGGTGGATTCGTTTTTCATGCTGTGGGTCGCGCTGTTTCTGGTCTTCCTGGCGGAGGGCAAGCTCAAAGGGGCCGCCGGCATATATGCAGTGGCTTTAGCTGTAAAGCCGCAGGCGCTTCTGCTTGCCCCGCTGCTCGCCATGTACGCGGTCCGAAGGCGCGGCGTCACGGAGCTTGCGGTGAGCGGCCTTTGCGGCATCGCCGCATTCGCGGCGATCATTTTGCCGTTCAGCCTGCAGGAAGGGCCGCTCTGGATTTTCAAGCTTTATTACGGAACGTTGTCTTCGTACCCGTATGCGAGCCTGAACGCTTACAATCTGCAAGCGCTGTTCGGAGGAAATTTCATCTCCGCCAGCGAGACGTTCCTGTTTTTACCGTTCAAAATATGGGGAATAATGGGAATGTGCGCCGTTTACGGCTACGCCGCGCTCCTTTATTTCAAAGGCGGGCGGGACGAGTCCCGGCTGCTTCCGATCGCGGCCTTTTTGCTGGCCGGCGTATTTCTGTGCATGACCAAAATGCACGAGCGCTACTCGTATTATCCGCTGCTCCTCGTGCTGCTCGGCTTTGTATATTGGAAGGACCGCCGACTGCTTCACGTTTATTTCGGCATGACGCTCACGCATTTCATCAACGTCGCGCATGTCCTGCTGGAAAGCTACCGGAAAGTTTACTTCACGCCGAAGTGGGATCCCGTCCTCGTTGCCGTTTCCGCTGCCGGCGTGGCGCTGTTCGCTTATTTTTGCCATCTGCTTTGGCAGCTCCTTGTAAAGGGGGCCGTTACAGAAGTGGCGGTTTCGTCGGAAAATTCGCACCGTCTGCATCGGCCATCCTCCGTAAACGGCAGGAGCAGCCGGCTGCCGGAAATGACCGAACATCCGCTGAACTGGCGCAGGAAGGATACCCTGCTGCTTGGCGGGCTTGTCCTCGCGTATACGGTGCTCGCTCTGTTCCGGCTCGGCTCGCTGCAGTCACCGCAGACGTACTGGAAGCCGGAAACGCCCGGAGCAAGCGTCGTCGCCGATCTCGGCGCGAAGCGGACGATCGAGCGGATCAGCCTGTATCCGGGAATCGGCGAAGGCTCCCTGACGATGTCGTTCTCCGACGACGGACAGACGTGGCGCGATCCCGTAACCCAGGAGCTTGACGTGTACAAGGTGTTCACCTGGCAGATCAAAGCCCCGAACGCTTCGGGACGTTATGTGCGAATTACGGCCGACCGGCCGGGGGTTACGCTGTACGAAATCGCGCTGTTCGAGCCGCAGCACGAGACTCCGCTGCCGATCTCCGGCATCGTACAGGACAAGAGCGGCCCCGGCGCGCAAGCGCTGTTCGACGAGCCGGAGCGGGCCGCTTACCGGCAAACCTTCTTGAACGGGATGTACTTTGACGAAGTTTATCACGCCCGCACGGCGTACGAGCACCTGCACCGGATGGAGCCGTACGAATCGACGCACCCACCGCTCGGCAAGCTGTTTATCGCCCTCGGCACGGTTCTTTTCGGGATGAACCCGTTCGGGTGGAGAATCGCGGGAACGCTGTTTGGCATCGCGATGATTCCGGTCATGTACCTGTTTGCAAAAAGGCTGTTCGGCAAAACGGAGTACGCGTTCGCAGCGGCGCTGATGCTTGCCTTCGATTCGCTTCACTTCGTGCAGTCCCGGATCGCCACGATCGACGTGTATGCCGTCTTTTTTATCATGCTGATGTTTTATTTTATGTACCGGTACTGCGGGACGAACTTTTATACGGCGCCTCTGGCCAGAACCTTGGTGCCGCTGGCCTTGTCCGGGCTGTTTTTCGGACTTGGCGTGGCGTCGAAATGGATTGCGCTGTACGGAGGCGCCGGACTCGCCTTGCTGCTGTTTGCAGCGTTGCTCCAGCGATACCGGGAGTACCGCTCAGCGCTATCGGAGCTGCGGTCGCCGCATGCGGGCGCTGAGAGGACGGCGCAGCTTCGCCACAAGGCCGCCGTGTTTCCGAAGTATACGCTTTGGACGCTCGTTTCCTGCATCGGCTTTTTTGTTATCGTTCCCGTTTGTATTTACGTATTGTCCTACATACCGTTTATGCTCGTTCCCGGGCCGGGACATGCGCTGACCGACCTTTGGGCCTATCAAAAAAACATGTTCCAGTATCATGCGCATTTGCAGGCGACCCATCCGTTCAGCTCCTCGTGGTGGCAGTGGCCGCTGATGAGCAAGCCCGTTTGGTATTACGGCGCGGCCGAGCTGCCGCCGGGACAAATTTCCAGCATCGTCGCGATCGGCAACCCGCTGGTATGGTGGCCCGGGATTATCGCCATCGTCTGCGCCGTTTACGCCGCTTGGCGCAAGCGGGAATGGGTGCCTCTGTTTCTCGCCGCTGCGTTCGCGACCCAATATGCGCCGTGGATGCTGGTCACGAGGCTGACGTTTATTTACCACTACTTCGCCATGGTGCCGTTCGGCATCCTCGCCATCGTGTACTTTTATAAACGGCTGGAGGAAGCTTATCCGCAAAGGAAACGTTATTTGCACGCGTATTTGGCTGCAGTCGTCGCCGTGTTTGTGATGTTTTATCCGGTTTTATCGGGACTGCAGGTTTCAAAAGCTTATGCGGAGCATTTTCTGCGGTGGTCGAAGCAATGGATATTTTTCTCGTAG
- a CDS encoding glycosyltransferase family 2 protein: MSADIRYSVIVPMYNEEEVIEATYSRLSEVMETLDERYELIFVNDGSRDRTRQVVLDLCRNDPRVRLLSFSRNFGHQIAISAGMDHAQGQAVIVIDADLQDPPEVIPEMIRLWKTGYDVVYGQRIKRNGETLFKKWSAALFYRLFRSLTSFEIPVDTGDFRLIDRKVCDTLKGLKEKNRYVRGLVSWIGFRQTAVRYVREQRWAGETKYPLRKMLRFASDAIVSFSFKPLRLASYLGFTLSGLSFLYLMVVLWQKLFTDTTIVGWASLIALNLFFNGIMLMILGIIGEYIGRIYDESKGRPLYVLQEKIGFDEHAASEPNRIAEKIVHM; encoded by the coding sequence ATGTCGGCGGACATCCGCTATTCCGTTATCGTTCCGATGTATAACGAAGAGGAAGTGATCGAGGCAACGTACAGCCGTTTGTCCGAGGTGATGGAGACGCTGGACGAGCGGTACGAGCTTATTTTCGTCAATGACGGCAGCCGCGACCGGACCCGGCAAGTCGTCCTGGATTTGTGCCGGAACGACCCCCGCGTGCGGCTCTTGAGCTTTTCGCGAAATTTCGGGCACCAGATTGCGATTTCGGCCGGCATGGACCATGCGCAAGGGCAAGCGGTCATCGTCATTGATGCGGATCTGCAGGATCCGCCGGAAGTCATACCGGAGATGATTCGCCTCTGGAAGACGGGCTACGACGTTGTGTATGGGCAGCGGATCAAGCGCAACGGGGAAACGCTGTTCAAAAAATGGTCGGCGGCCCTCTTCTACCGGCTGTTCCGCTCGCTGACCAGCTTCGAAATCCCGGTGGATACGGGCGATTTCCGGCTGATCGACCGAAAGGTATGCGATACGCTGAAAGGGCTGAAGGAAAAAAACCGGTACGTGCGCGGGCTTGTCAGCTGGATCGGCTTTCGCCAAACGGCCGTCCGTTACGTCCGTGAGCAGCGCTGGGCGGGCGAAACGAAATACCCGCTGCGCAAAATGCTTCGGTTCGCCAGCGACGCGATCGTCTCCTTCTCCTTCAAGCCGCTTAGGCTGGCGTCGTACCTCGGGTTTACGCTATCGGGCCTCAGCTTCCTTTATCTGATGGTCGTGCTGTGGCAAAAGCTGTTTACGGATACGACCATTGTCGGCTGGGCGTCGCTTATTGCGCTCAATCTGTTTTTCAACGGGATCATGCTGATGATTTTGGGCATTATCGGCGAGTACATCGGGCGGATTTACGACGAGTCGAAAGGGCGTCCGCTGTATGTGCTTCAGGAAAAAATCGGATTTGACGAACATGCCGCATCCGAGCCAAACCGGATTGCGGAGAAGATCGTCCACATGTAA
- a CDS encoding right-handed parallel beta-helix repeat-containing protein, which yields MVVSDFGSTSPTPTPTPTPTPTTTPTPTPTPTPTPTTAPSSVLYVAPNGSAGNSGTIDSPTTLEAAITKIAPGGAIYMRGGTYSYSNAVTVARGNNGTSGAKKQILAYGSEKPVLDFSSEPYNSSDVSANARGLQLNGDYWVVKGLEIKGAADNGLFISGNYNRVENLDVHNNRDSGVQVSRYASSATKAEWPSYNEIVNVYSHDNFDPDNGEDADGFAIKLTVGPGNIIDGCIAAYNTDDGWDLYTKSDTGAISPVTIKNSVAHHNGQTSSGQSTSNSDGNGFKLGGEKISVNHIVINSVAYQNKKHGFTYNSNPGSIQMTNNTSYANGQSNFAFDSGTHQFTNNLSYKGGASDKTSGTDVSGTNVWWKNGASVNAKGLVASDADFVSLTPSLTRNANGSPNLGNFLKLAAGSDLKGAGTPGGTDIGYIAP from the coding sequence ATCGTTGTTTCCGACTTCGGGTCGACGTCCCCGACTCCGACTCCGACACCAACACCAACTCCTACGACTACACCGACTCCAACACCTACACCAACGCCGACTCCGACAACTGCGCCGTCTTCCGTGCTTTACGTTGCGCCTAACGGATCGGCCGGAAACAGCGGGACGATCGATTCGCCGACTACGCTTGAGGCCGCCATTACGAAAATTGCCCCCGGCGGCGCGATCTATATGCGCGGCGGAACGTATTCATACTCGAACGCCGTCACGGTGGCACGCGGCAACAACGGGACGTCCGGCGCCAAGAAGCAGATTTTGGCTTACGGCTCTGAGAAGCCCGTTTTGGATTTCTCCTCCGAACCGTACAACTCTTCCGACGTATCCGCCAATGCCAGAGGGCTGCAGCTGAACGGCGACTATTGGGTCGTCAAAGGTTTGGAAATCAAAGGTGCCGCCGACAACGGCCTGTTTATCTCCGGCAATTACAATCGGGTCGAAAACCTCGACGTGCACAATAACCGGGACTCCGGGGTGCAGGTCAGCCGCTACGCTTCTTCAGCTACAAAAGCCGAATGGCCCAGCTACAATGAAATCGTAAACGTTTATTCGCATGACAACTTCGATCCGGACAACGGCGAGGATGCCGACGGCTTCGCGATCAAACTGACGGTCGGTCCGGGAAATATCATTGACGGCTGCATAGCGGCTTACAACACGGATGACGGTTGGGATCTGTATACCAAATCCGACACGGGTGCGATTTCGCCGGTGACGATCAAAAACAGCGTCGCCCATCACAACGGCCAAACCTCCAGCGGTCAATCGACCAGCAACAGCGACGGCAACGGCTTTAAGCTCGGCGGGGAAAAAATCAGCGTGAACCATATCGTGATCAACTCCGTCGCTTATCAAAACAAAAAACACGGCTTCACGTACAACAGCAATCCGGGTTCGATCCAAATGACGAACAATACTTCCTATGCGAACGGCCAAAGCAACTTCGCTTTTGACTCGGGCACGCATCAATTCACGAACAACTTGTCCTACAAAGGCGGAGCAAGCGACAAAACGAGCGGCACCGACGTATCCGGCACCAACGTATGGTGGAAAAACGGCGCGAGCGTGAACGCCAAAGGTTTGGTGGCAAGCGATGCGGATTTTGTCAGCCTCACGCCTTCCTTGACGCGCAATGCGAACGGTTCCCCGAATCTCGGCAATTTCCTGAAGCTTGCTGCGGGAAGCGATTTGAAGGGAGCAGGTACACCTGGCGGTACGGATATCGGCTATATCGCCCCATGA
- a CDS encoding family 16 glycoside hydrolase, giving the protein MNVRKMKKGLSLLTALVLGISIFAAVPVTPADAASLFSDDFSDGNASGWTVNNGSWSVVQDNGNYVYYQSSTSSEGRAMAGSQSWTDYSVEADVNVANFNGSRAIVAGRYKDGNNYYGASLDIANGGTLELRRKVSGSTTVLASKAFTLATGTIYKVKLEMQGTSLKMYVNGTLQLTATDGSLTSGAIGLIGWKAQTKFDNIVVSDFGSTSPTPTPTPTPTPTPTPTPTPTPTPIPDGSLAVYNLTGFSAGNTGGGSVAETDTARYKKVYNASDLAAALKKGSGVKVIEIMNDLNLGWKEIPSAAQTSPFSQANAPLTHPVLLSTGVSKVYIDSFNGLTIFSSNGAKIKHAGFIIKYSSNIVIRNLEFDELWEWDEATKGDYDKNDWDYITVEGASSKVWIDHCTFNKAYDGLVDVKKGSSGVTISWSTFKGDDRSAGSFVTQQINAMEANKSAYPMYNYLRTLLSKDDIIAIAASQKKGHLVGSTEFASDNADLEITMHHNYYKDIQDRMPRLRGGNAHAYNIVMDAADARAAGKKITSDMATAISGKGYHFGVTSNGAISTEDGAVLVEKSQIIDVVYPIRNNQTDPSDASYTGKIRALDTMYSLDGSSFRGGSESSGSPLAPVPATPKAFSWNGFTSLPYSYTPDDPSTLKARLTAADGAGAGKLSWTKTNWLKTSY; this is encoded by the coding sequence ATGAATGTTCGGAAAATGAAAAAAGGACTCTCTTTACTCACAGCACTGGTGCTTGGTATTTCCATATTTGCGGCGGTCCCGGTGACCCCGGCCGATGCGGCCAGTCTGTTCAGCGACGATTTCAGCGACGGCAACGCTTCCGGCTGGACGGTGAACAACGGCAGCTGGTCGGTTGTGCAGGATAACGGCAACTACGTGTACTACCAGTCAAGCACAAGCAGCGAAGGACGCGCGATGGCGGGCAGCCAATCGTGGACGGACTACAGTGTGGAAGCCGACGTCAATGTAGCCAACTTCAACGGCAGCAGGGCGATCGTCGCCGGTCGGTACAAGGACGGCAATAATTACTACGGCGCTTCGCTTGATATCGCAAACGGCGGAACGTTGGAGCTTCGCAGGAAAGTAAGCGGCTCCACCACCGTGCTGGCGAGCAAAGCTTTTACGTTGGCGACCGGTACGATCTATAAAGTGAAGCTGGAGATGCAGGGCACTTCGCTCAAAATGTACGTGAACGGCACCCTGCAGCTTACGGCAACCGACGGCAGCCTGACAAGCGGGGCTATCGGTCTGATCGGCTGGAAGGCGCAAACCAAGTTCGACAATATCGTTGTGTCGGATTTCGGTTCGACTAGCCCGACGCCTACGCCGACACCTACTCCGACCCCGACGCCTACGCCGACACCAACACCGACACCAACACCAATACCGGATGGATCGCTTGCGGTTTATAACCTGACCGGGTTCTCGGCCGGCAACACCGGTGGAGGCAGCGTTGCCGAGACGGATACGGCCCGCTACAAAAAGGTGTACAACGCTTCCGACCTCGCGGCCGCTTTAAAGAAAGGTTCCGGCGTAAAGGTCATTGAAATCATGAACGATTTGAATTTGGGATGGAAGGAAATCCCTTCCGCTGCACAAACTTCGCCGTTCTCGCAGGCCAATGCTCCTTTAACCCATCCCGTGCTGCTCAGCACCGGAGTGAGCAAAGTCTATATCGACAGTTTTAACGGACTGACGATCTTCTCGTCTAACGGCGCGAAAATCAAACACGCCGGCTTTATTATCAAATACAGCTCCAACATCGTCATCCGCAACCTCGAGTTTGACGAGCTGTGGGAATGGGACGAAGCGACCAAGGGCGACTACGACAAAAACGACTGGGATTACATCACGGTGGAAGGCGCCAGCAGCAAAGTCTGGATCGACCACTGCACGTTCAATAAAGCTTACGACGGACTTGTCGACGTGAAAAAAGGCAGCAGCGGCGTGACCATCTCCTGGTCCACCTTCAAAGGCGACGACCGCAGCGCGGGCAGCTTCGTCACCCAGCAGATCAACGCTATGGAAGCGAACAAGTCCGCTTACCCGATGTACAATTATTTGCGCACCTTGCTCAGCAAGGACGATATCATCGCGATCGCGGCGAGCCAGAAGAAAGGCCATCTCGTCGGGTCGACGGAATTTGCTTCCGATAACGCCGATTTGGAAATTACGATGCATCATAACTACTACAAGGATATCCAGGACCGGATGCCGCGCCTTAGAGGCGGAAACGCCCACGCATACAATATCGTCATGGATGCGGCGGATGCCCGGGCGGCAGGCAAGAAAATAACCTCCGACATGGCCACGGCCATTTCCGGCAAAGGCTACCACTTCGGCGTAACGAGCAACGGCGCTATCTCGACCGAAGACGGAGCGGTGCTTGTGGAAAAATCGCAAATCATCGATGTCGTATACCCGATCCGCAACAACCAGACCGATCCAAGCGATGCATCCTATACCGGCAAAATCCGCGCGCTGGATACGATGTACTCGCTCGACGGCTCCTCGTTCCGTGGAGGCAGCGAATCGTCGGGCAGCCCGCTTGCTCCCGTACCGGCAACGCCGAAAGCTTTCTCCTGGAACGGCTTTACGTCGCTTCCTTACAGCTACACTCCCGACGATCCGTCGACGCTGAAGGCGAGACTGACCGCAGCGGACGGCGCCGGAGCCGGGAAGCTGAGCTGGACGAAAACGAACTGGCTGAAAACAAGCTACTGA
- a CDS encoding DUF6843 domain-containing protein, whose protein sequence is MAKNRIIAFGIAAAAFIIAGYCIVFWPYKTSVTNDIYLIPEGFEGDIQVNYNVAGAPGLAKEGKYDVIPIRADGTYDTSKPDMEYGIVTDQYFYISRDGQRTPIDRSCVHVGGNGESSTGLTSIKHNYLKITRTKCGDDFRAWGN, encoded by the coding sequence TTGGCTAAAAATCGGATTATTGCGTTTGGCATTGCTGCGGCTGCCTTTATTATCGCCGGGTATTGCATTGTATTTTGGCCCTACAAAACCTCTGTGACGAACGATATTTATTTAATACCCGAAGGCTTTGAAGGCGACATTCAGGTTAACTATAACGTTGCGGGCGCCCCCGGGCTCGCAAAGGAAGGGAAATATGACGTCATTCCGATCCGCGCGGACGGAACCTACGATACTTCCAAGCCCGATATGGAATACGGAATTGTAACGGATCAATATTTTTACATCAGCCGCGACGGACAAAGAACGCCGATTGACAGAAGCTGCGTCCATGTCGGAGGAAACGGCGAATCTTCAACAGGATTAACGTCTATCAAGCATAACTATTTGAAAATAACCCGTACCAAGTGCGGCGACGATTTCAGAGCCTGGGGCAACTAA